Proteins encoded together in one Bos indicus isolate NIAB-ARS_2022 breed Sahiwal x Tharparkar chromosome 3, NIAB-ARS_B.indTharparkar_mat_pri_1.0, whole genome shotgun sequence window:
- the PABPC4 gene encoding polyadenylate-binding protein 4 isoform X6, giving the protein MNAAASSYPMASLYVGDLHSDVTEAMLYEKFSPAGPVLSIRVCRDMITRRSLGYAYVNFQQPADAERALDTMNFDVIKGKPIRIMWSQRDPSLRKSGVGNVFIKNLDKSIDNKALYDTFSAFGNILSCKVVCDENGSKGYAFVHFETQEAADKAIEKMNGMLLNDRKVFVGRFKSRKEREAELGAKAKEFTNVYIKNFGEEVDDENLKELFSQFGKTLSVKVMRDPSGKSKGFGFVSYEKHEDANKAVEEMNGKEITGKVIFVGRAQKKVERQAELKRKFEQLKQERISRYQGVNLYIKNLDDTIDDEKLRKEFSPFGSITSAKVMLEDGRSKGFGFVCFSSPEEATKAVTEMNGRIVGSKPLYVALAQRKEERKAHLTNQYMQRVAGMRALPANAILNQFQPAAGGYFVPAVPQAQGRPPYYTPNQLAQMRPNPRWQQGFQGMPSAIRQSGPRPALRHLAPTGNAPASRGLPTTAQRVGVPTAVQNLAPRAAVAAAPRAVAPYKYASSIRSPHPAIQPLQAPQPAVHVQGQEPLTASMLAAAPPQEQKQMLGERLFPLIQTMHSNLAGKITGMLLEIDNSELLHMLESPESLRSKVDEAVAVLQAHHAKKEAAQKVGAVAAATS; this is encoded by the exons atgaACGCTGCGGCCAGCAGCTACCCCATGGCCTCCCTGTACGTGGGTGACCTGCACTCGGACGTCACCGAGGCCATGCTGTACGAAAAGTTCAGTCCTGCGGGGCCTGTGCTGTCCATCCGGGTCTGCCGCGATATGATCACCCGCCGCTCCCTGGGTTATGCCTACGTCAACTTCCAGCAGCCGGCTGACG CTGAGCGGGCCTTGGACACCATGAACTTTGATGTAATTAAGGGAAAGCCGATCCGGATCATGTGGTCTCAGAGGGACCCGTCTCTGAGAAAATCTGGTGTGGGAAACGTCTTCATCAAGAACCTGGACAAATCTATAGATAACAAGGCACTTTATGATACTTTTTCTGCTTTTGGGAACATTCTGTCCTGCAAG GTGGTGTGTGATGAGAACGGCTCTAAGGGTTATGCCTTTGTCCACTTCGAGACCCAGGAGGCTGCCGACAAGGCCATCGAGAAGATGAACGGCATGCTCCTCAATGACCGCAAAGT GTTTGTGGGCAGATTCAAGTCTCGAAAAGAGCGGGAAGCCGAACTTGGAGCCAAAGCCAAGGAATTCACCAATGTTTACATCAAAAACTTTGGGGAAGAGGTTGATGATGAGAATCTGAAAGAGCTATTTAGCCAGTTTG GTAAGACCCTAAGTGTCAAGGTGATGAGAGATCCCAGTGGGAAATCCAAAGGCTTTGGCTTTGTGAGTTACGAAAAACACGAGGATGCCAATAAG GCTGTGGaagagatgaatggaaaagaaatcacTGGGAAGGTCATTTTCGTTGGCCGTGCACAAAAGAAAGTGGAGCGGCAGGCCGAGTTAAAGCGAAAATTTGAACAGCTGAAGCAGGAGAGGATTAGTCGCTATCAG GGGGTGAATCTCTACATTAAGAACTTGGATGACACCATCGATGACGAGAAGTTAAGGAAAGAGTTTTCTCCTTTTGGGTCAATCACCAGTGCTAAG gtGATGCtggaggatgggagaagcaaagggtTTGGCTTTGTCTGCTTCTCATCCCCTGAAGAGGCAACCAAAGCAGTCACAGAGATGAATGGACGCATCGTGGGCTCCAAGCCACTTTATGTCGCTCTGGcccagagaaaggaggagagaaaggctcACCTGACCAACCAATATATGCAGCGGGTGGCCGGGATGAGGGCACTGCCCGCCAATGCCATCTTAAATCAGTTTCAGCCTGCAGCTGGGGGCTACTTTGTGCCAGCAGTTCCACAG GCTCAGGGAAGACCTCCATATTACACACCTAACCAGTTAGCACAGATGAGGCCTAATCCACGCTGGCAGCAAG GCTTCCAAGGAATGCCAAGTGCTATACGCCAGTCTGGGCCTCGTCCAGCTCTTCGCCATCTGGCTCCAACTGGTAATGCTCCGGCCTCTCGCGGCCTCCCTACTACCGCTCAGAGAGTCG GTGTTCCCACAGCTGTGCAGAACTTAGCGCCTCGTGccgctgttgctgctgctcctcGGGCTGTTGCACCTTACAAATATGCCTCCAGCATCCGCAGTCCTCACCCGGCCATCCAGCCCCTGCAG GCACCCCAGCCTGCGGTCCACGTGCAGGGGCAGGAGCCGCTGACCGCCTCCATGCTGGCTGCAGCACCCCCCCAGGAACAGAAGCAGATGCTGG GTGAACGTCTGTTCCCACTCATCCAGACGATGCACTCGAACCTGGCTGGGAAGATAACTGGGATGCTGCTGGAGATCGACAACTCAGAGCTGCTGCACATGCTGGAGTCCCCCGAGTCTCTCCGCTCCAAG GTGGATGAGGCTGTGGCGGTCCTTCAGGCTCATCATGCCAAGAAAGAAGCTGCTCAGAAGGTGGgcgctgttgctgctgctacctCTTAG
- the PABPC4 gene encoding polyadenylate-binding protein 4 isoform X5, translating into MNAAASSYPMASLYVGDLHSDVTEAMLYEKFSPAGPVLSIRVCRDMITRRSLGYAYVNFQQPADAERALDTMNFDVIKGKPIRIMWSQRDPSLRKSGVGNVFIKNLDKSIDNKALYDTFSAFGNILSCKVVCDENGSKGYAFVHFETQEAADKAIEKMNGMLLNDRKVFVGRFKSRKEREAELGAKAKEFTNVYIKNFGEEVDDENLKELFSQFGKTLSVKVMRDPSGKSKGFGFVSYEKHEDANKAVEEMNGKEITGKVIFVGRAQKKVERQAELKRKFEQLKQERISRYQGVNLYIKNLDDTIDDEKLRKEFSPFGSITSAKVMLEDGRSKGFGFVCFSSPEEATKAVTEMNGRIVGSKPLYVALAQRKEERKAHLTNQYMQRVAGMRALPANAILNQFQPAAGGYFVPAVPQAQGRPPYYTPNQLAQMRPNPRWQQGGRPQGFQGMPSAIRQSGPRPALRHLAPTGNAPASRGLPTTAQRVGVPTAVQNLAPRAAVAAAPRAVAPYKYASSIRSPHPAIQPLQAPQPAVHVQGQEPLTASMLAAAPPQEQKQMLGERLFPLIQTMHSNLAGKITGMLLEIDNSELLHMLESPESLRSKVDEAVAVLQAHHAKKEAAQKVGAVAAATS; encoded by the exons atgaACGCTGCGGCCAGCAGCTACCCCATGGCCTCCCTGTACGTGGGTGACCTGCACTCGGACGTCACCGAGGCCATGCTGTACGAAAAGTTCAGTCCTGCGGGGCCTGTGCTGTCCATCCGGGTCTGCCGCGATATGATCACCCGCCGCTCCCTGGGTTATGCCTACGTCAACTTCCAGCAGCCGGCTGACG CTGAGCGGGCCTTGGACACCATGAACTTTGATGTAATTAAGGGAAAGCCGATCCGGATCATGTGGTCTCAGAGGGACCCGTCTCTGAGAAAATCTGGTGTGGGAAACGTCTTCATCAAGAACCTGGACAAATCTATAGATAACAAGGCACTTTATGATACTTTTTCTGCTTTTGGGAACATTCTGTCCTGCAAG GTGGTGTGTGATGAGAACGGCTCTAAGGGTTATGCCTTTGTCCACTTCGAGACCCAGGAGGCTGCCGACAAGGCCATCGAGAAGATGAACGGCATGCTCCTCAATGACCGCAAAGT GTTTGTGGGCAGATTCAAGTCTCGAAAAGAGCGGGAAGCCGAACTTGGAGCCAAAGCCAAGGAATTCACCAATGTTTACATCAAAAACTTTGGGGAAGAGGTTGATGATGAGAATCTGAAAGAGCTATTTAGCCAGTTTG GTAAGACCCTAAGTGTCAAGGTGATGAGAGATCCCAGTGGGAAATCCAAAGGCTTTGGCTTTGTGAGTTACGAAAAACACGAGGATGCCAATAAG GCTGTGGaagagatgaatggaaaagaaatcacTGGGAAGGTCATTTTCGTTGGCCGTGCACAAAAGAAAGTGGAGCGGCAGGCCGAGTTAAAGCGAAAATTTGAACAGCTGAAGCAGGAGAGGATTAGTCGCTATCAG GGGGTGAATCTCTACATTAAGAACTTGGATGACACCATCGATGACGAGAAGTTAAGGAAAGAGTTTTCTCCTTTTGGGTCAATCACCAGTGCTAAG gtGATGCtggaggatgggagaagcaaagggtTTGGCTTTGTCTGCTTCTCATCCCCTGAAGAGGCAACCAAAGCAGTCACAGAGATGAATGGACGCATCGTGGGCTCCAAGCCACTTTATGTCGCTCTGGcccagagaaaggaggagagaaaggctcACCTGACCAACCAATATATGCAGCGGGTGGCCGGGATGAGGGCACTGCCCGCCAATGCCATCTTAAATCAGTTTCAGCCTGCAGCTGGGGGCTACTTTGTGCCAGCAGTTCCACAG GCTCAGGGAAGACCTCCATATTACACACCTAACCAGTTAGCACAGATGAGGCCTAATCCACGCTGGCAGCAAGGTGGGAGACCTCAAG GCTTCCAAGGAATGCCAAGTGCTATACGCCAGTCTGGGCCTCGTCCAGCTCTTCGCCATCTGGCTCCAACTGGTAATGCTCCGGCCTCTCGCGGCCTCCCTACTACCGCTCAGAGAGTCG GTGTTCCCACAGCTGTGCAGAACTTAGCGCCTCGTGccgctgttgctgctgctcctcGGGCTGTTGCACCTTACAAATATGCCTCCAGCATCCGCAGTCCTCACCCGGCCATCCAGCCCCTGCAG GCACCCCAGCCTGCGGTCCACGTGCAGGGGCAGGAGCCGCTGACCGCCTCCATGCTGGCTGCAGCACCCCCCCAGGAACAGAAGCAGATGCTGG GTGAACGTCTGTTCCCACTCATCCAGACGATGCACTCGAACCTGGCTGGGAAGATAACTGGGATGCTGCTGGAGATCGACAACTCAGAGCTGCTGCACATGCTGGAGTCCCCCGAGTCTCTCCGCTCCAAG GTGGATGAGGCTGTGGCGGTCCTTCAGGCTCATCATGCCAAGAAAGAAGCTGCTCAGAAGGTGGgcgctgttgctgctgctacctCTTAG
- the PABPC4 gene encoding polyadenylate-binding protein 4 isoform X3, producing the protein MNAAASSYPMASLYVGDLHSDVTEAMLYEKFSPAGPVLSIRVCRDMITRRSLGYAYVNFQQPADAERALDTMNFDVIKGKPIRIMWSQRDPSLRKSGVGNVFIKNLDKSIDNKALYDTFSAFGNILSCKVVCDENGSKGYAFVHFETQEAADKAIEKMNGMLLNDRKVFVGRFKSRKEREAELGAKAKEFTNVYIKNFGEEVDDENLKELFSQFGKTLSVKVMRDPSGKSKGFGFVSYEKHEDANKAVEEMNGKEITGKVIFVGRAQKKVERQAELKRKFEQLKQERISRYQGVNLYIKNLDDTIDDEKLRKEFSPFGSITSAKVMLEDGRSKGFGFVCFSSPEEATKAVTEMNGRIVGSKPLYVALAQRKEERKAHLTNQYMQRVAGMRALPANAILNQFQPAAGGYFVPAVPQAQGRPPYYTPNQLAQMRPNPRWQQGGRPQGFQGMPSAIRQSGPRPALRHLAPTGSECPDRLAMDFGGAGAAQQGLTDSCQSGGVPTAVQNLAPRAAVAAAPRAVAPYKYASSIRSPHPAIQPLQAPQPAVHVQGQEPLTASMLAAAPPQEQKQMLGERLFPLIQTMHSNLAGKITGMLLEIDNSELLHMLESPESLRSKVDEAVAVLQAHHAKKEAAQKVGAVAAATS; encoded by the exons atgaACGCTGCGGCCAGCAGCTACCCCATGGCCTCCCTGTACGTGGGTGACCTGCACTCGGACGTCACCGAGGCCATGCTGTACGAAAAGTTCAGTCCTGCGGGGCCTGTGCTGTCCATCCGGGTCTGCCGCGATATGATCACCCGCCGCTCCCTGGGTTATGCCTACGTCAACTTCCAGCAGCCGGCTGACG CTGAGCGGGCCTTGGACACCATGAACTTTGATGTAATTAAGGGAAAGCCGATCCGGATCATGTGGTCTCAGAGGGACCCGTCTCTGAGAAAATCTGGTGTGGGAAACGTCTTCATCAAGAACCTGGACAAATCTATAGATAACAAGGCACTTTATGATACTTTTTCTGCTTTTGGGAACATTCTGTCCTGCAAG GTGGTGTGTGATGAGAACGGCTCTAAGGGTTATGCCTTTGTCCACTTCGAGACCCAGGAGGCTGCCGACAAGGCCATCGAGAAGATGAACGGCATGCTCCTCAATGACCGCAAAGT GTTTGTGGGCAGATTCAAGTCTCGAAAAGAGCGGGAAGCCGAACTTGGAGCCAAAGCCAAGGAATTCACCAATGTTTACATCAAAAACTTTGGGGAAGAGGTTGATGATGAGAATCTGAAAGAGCTATTTAGCCAGTTTG GTAAGACCCTAAGTGTCAAGGTGATGAGAGATCCCAGTGGGAAATCCAAAGGCTTTGGCTTTGTGAGTTACGAAAAACACGAGGATGCCAATAAG GCTGTGGaagagatgaatggaaaagaaatcacTGGGAAGGTCATTTTCGTTGGCCGTGCACAAAAGAAAGTGGAGCGGCAGGCCGAGTTAAAGCGAAAATTTGAACAGCTGAAGCAGGAGAGGATTAGTCGCTATCAG GGGGTGAATCTCTACATTAAGAACTTGGATGACACCATCGATGACGAGAAGTTAAGGAAAGAGTTTTCTCCTTTTGGGTCAATCACCAGTGCTAAG gtGATGCtggaggatgggagaagcaaagggtTTGGCTTTGTCTGCTTCTCATCCCCTGAAGAGGCAACCAAAGCAGTCACAGAGATGAATGGACGCATCGTGGGCTCCAAGCCACTTTATGTCGCTCTGGcccagagaaaggaggagagaaaggctcACCTGACCAACCAATATATGCAGCGGGTGGCCGGGATGAGGGCACTGCCCGCCAATGCCATCTTAAATCAGTTTCAGCCTGCAGCTGGGGGCTACTTTGTGCCAGCAGTTCCACAG GCTCAGGGAAGACCTCCATATTACACACCTAACCAGTTAGCACAGATGAGGCCTAATCCACGCTGGCAGCAAGGTGGGAGACCTCAAG GCTTCCAAGGAATGCCAAGTGCTATACGCCAGTCTGGGCCTCGTCCAGCTCTTCGCCATCTGGCTCCAACTG GGTCTGAGTGCCCGGACCGCTTGGCTATGGACTTTGGTGGGGCTGGTGCCGCCCAGCAAGGGCTGACTGACAGCTGCCAGTCTGGAG GTGTTCCCACAGCTGTGCAGAACTTAGCGCCTCGTGccgctgttgctgctgctcctcGGGCTGTTGCACCTTACAAATATGCCTCCAGCATCCGCAGTCCTCACCCGGCCATCCAGCCCCTGCAG GCACCCCAGCCTGCGGTCCACGTGCAGGGGCAGGAGCCGCTGACCGCCTCCATGCTGGCTGCAGCACCCCCCCAGGAACAGAAGCAGATGCTGG GTGAACGTCTGTTCCCACTCATCCAGACGATGCACTCGAACCTGGCTGGGAAGATAACTGGGATGCTGCTGGAGATCGACAACTCAGAGCTGCTGCACATGCTGGAGTCCCCCGAGTCTCTCCGCTCCAAG GTGGATGAGGCTGTGGCGGTCCTTCAGGCTCATCATGCCAAGAAAGAAGCTGCTCAGAAGGTGGgcgctgttgctgctgctacctCTTAG
- the PABPC4 gene encoding polyadenylate-binding protein 4 isoform X8: protein MNAAASSYPMASLYVGDLHSDVTEAMLYEKFSPAGPVLSIRVCRDMITRRSLGYAYVNFQQPADAERALDTMNFDVIKGKPIRIMWSQRDPSLRKSGVGNVFIKNLDKSIDNKALYDTFSAFGNILSCKVVCDENGSKGYAFVHFETQEAADKAIEKMNGMLLNDRKVFVGRFKSRKEREAELGAKAKEFTNVYIKNFGEEVDDENLKELFSQFGKTLSVKVMRDPSGKSKGFGFVSYEKHEDANKAVEEMNGKEITGKVIFVGRAQKKVERQAELKRKFEQLKQERISRYQGVNLYIKNLDDTIDDEKLRKEFSPFGSITSAKVMLEDGRSKGFGFVCFSSPEEATKAVTEMNGRIVGSKPLYVALAQRKEERKAHLTNQYMQRVAGMRALPANAILNQFQPAAGGYFVPAVPQAQGRPPYYTPNQLAQMRPNPRWQQGFQGMPSAIRQSGPRPALRHLAPTGVPTAVQNLAPRAAVAAAPRAVAPYKYASSIRSPHPAIQPLQAPQPAVHVQGQEPLTASMLAAAPPQEQKQMLGERLFPLIQTMHSNLAGKITGMLLEIDNSELLHMLESPESLRSKVDEAVAVLQAHHAKKEAAQKVGAVAAATS from the exons atgaACGCTGCGGCCAGCAGCTACCCCATGGCCTCCCTGTACGTGGGTGACCTGCACTCGGACGTCACCGAGGCCATGCTGTACGAAAAGTTCAGTCCTGCGGGGCCTGTGCTGTCCATCCGGGTCTGCCGCGATATGATCACCCGCCGCTCCCTGGGTTATGCCTACGTCAACTTCCAGCAGCCGGCTGACG CTGAGCGGGCCTTGGACACCATGAACTTTGATGTAATTAAGGGAAAGCCGATCCGGATCATGTGGTCTCAGAGGGACCCGTCTCTGAGAAAATCTGGTGTGGGAAACGTCTTCATCAAGAACCTGGACAAATCTATAGATAACAAGGCACTTTATGATACTTTTTCTGCTTTTGGGAACATTCTGTCCTGCAAG GTGGTGTGTGATGAGAACGGCTCTAAGGGTTATGCCTTTGTCCACTTCGAGACCCAGGAGGCTGCCGACAAGGCCATCGAGAAGATGAACGGCATGCTCCTCAATGACCGCAAAGT GTTTGTGGGCAGATTCAAGTCTCGAAAAGAGCGGGAAGCCGAACTTGGAGCCAAAGCCAAGGAATTCACCAATGTTTACATCAAAAACTTTGGGGAAGAGGTTGATGATGAGAATCTGAAAGAGCTATTTAGCCAGTTTG GTAAGACCCTAAGTGTCAAGGTGATGAGAGATCCCAGTGGGAAATCCAAAGGCTTTGGCTTTGTGAGTTACGAAAAACACGAGGATGCCAATAAG GCTGTGGaagagatgaatggaaaagaaatcacTGGGAAGGTCATTTTCGTTGGCCGTGCACAAAAGAAAGTGGAGCGGCAGGCCGAGTTAAAGCGAAAATTTGAACAGCTGAAGCAGGAGAGGATTAGTCGCTATCAG GGGGTGAATCTCTACATTAAGAACTTGGATGACACCATCGATGACGAGAAGTTAAGGAAAGAGTTTTCTCCTTTTGGGTCAATCACCAGTGCTAAG gtGATGCtggaggatgggagaagcaaagggtTTGGCTTTGTCTGCTTCTCATCCCCTGAAGAGGCAACCAAAGCAGTCACAGAGATGAATGGACGCATCGTGGGCTCCAAGCCACTTTATGTCGCTCTGGcccagagaaaggaggagagaaaggctcACCTGACCAACCAATATATGCAGCGGGTGGCCGGGATGAGGGCACTGCCCGCCAATGCCATCTTAAATCAGTTTCAGCCTGCAGCTGGGGGCTACTTTGTGCCAGCAGTTCCACAG GCTCAGGGAAGACCTCCATATTACACACCTAACCAGTTAGCACAGATGAGGCCTAATCCACGCTGGCAGCAAG GCTTCCAAGGAATGCCAAGTGCTATACGCCAGTCTGGGCCTCGTCCAGCTCTTCGCCATCTGGCTCCAACTG GTGTTCCCACAGCTGTGCAGAACTTAGCGCCTCGTGccgctgttgctgctgctcctcGGGCTGTTGCACCTTACAAATATGCCTCCAGCATCCGCAGTCCTCACCCGGCCATCCAGCCCCTGCAG GCACCCCAGCCTGCGGTCCACGTGCAGGGGCAGGAGCCGCTGACCGCCTCCATGCTGGCTGCAGCACCCCCCCAGGAACAGAAGCAGATGCTGG GTGAACGTCTGTTCCCACTCATCCAGACGATGCACTCGAACCTGGCTGGGAAGATAACTGGGATGCTGCTGGAGATCGACAACTCAGAGCTGCTGCACATGCTGGAGTCCCCCGAGTCTCTCCGCTCCAAG GTGGATGAGGCTGTGGCGGTCCTTCAGGCTCATCATGCCAAGAAAGAAGCTGCTCAGAAGGTGGgcgctgttgctgctgctacctCTTAG
- the PABPC4 gene encoding polyadenylate-binding protein 4 isoform X10, which yields MTAKCECPSPERQPSHEPAVAPPRYKLAHTRRLLVLSAQVWPAPTSPLQGWFVGRFKSRKEREAELGAKAKEFTNVYIKNFGEEVDDENLKELFSQFGKTLSVKVMRDPSGKSKGFGFVSYEKHEDANKAVEEMNGKEITGKVIFVGRAQKKVERQAELKRKFEQLKQERISRYQGVNLYIKNLDDTIDDEKLRKEFSPFGSITSAKVMLEDGRSKGFGFVCFSSPEEATKAVTEMNGRIVGSKPLYVALAQRKEERKAHLTNQYMQRVAGMRALPANAILNQFQPAAGGYFVPAVPQAQGRPPYYTPNQLAQMRPNPRWQQGGRPQGFQGMPSAIRQSGPRPALRHLAPTGNAPASRGLPTTAQRVGSECPDRLAMDFGGAGAAQQGLTDSCQSGGVPTAVQNLAPRAAVAAAPRAVAPYKYASSIRSPHPAIQPLQAPQPAVHVQGQEPLTASMLAAAPPQEQKQMLGERLFPLIQTMHSNLAGKITGMLLEIDNSELLHMLESPESLRSKVDEAVAVLQAHHAKKEAAQKVGAVAAATS from the exons ATGACCGCAAAGTGTGAGTGTCCCAGTCCGGAGCGACAGCCATCGCATGAGCCAGCCGTGGCCCCACCTCGGTATAAACTGGCACACACAAGGCGGCTACTGGTTCTCTCGGCCCAAGTGTGGCCTGCTCCTACCTCTCCACTCCAGGGCTG GTTTGTGGGCAGATTCAAGTCTCGAAAAGAGCGGGAAGCCGAACTTGGAGCCAAAGCCAAGGAATTCACCAATGTTTACATCAAAAACTTTGGGGAAGAGGTTGATGATGAGAATCTGAAAGAGCTATTTAGCCAGTTTG GTAAGACCCTAAGTGTCAAGGTGATGAGAGATCCCAGTGGGAAATCCAAAGGCTTTGGCTTTGTGAGTTACGAAAAACACGAGGATGCCAATAAG GCTGTGGaagagatgaatggaaaagaaatcacTGGGAAGGTCATTTTCGTTGGCCGTGCACAAAAGAAAGTGGAGCGGCAGGCCGAGTTAAAGCGAAAATTTGAACAGCTGAAGCAGGAGAGGATTAGTCGCTATCAG GGGGTGAATCTCTACATTAAGAACTTGGATGACACCATCGATGACGAGAAGTTAAGGAAAGAGTTTTCTCCTTTTGGGTCAATCACCAGTGCTAAG gtGATGCtggaggatgggagaagcaaagggtTTGGCTTTGTCTGCTTCTCATCCCCTGAAGAGGCAACCAAAGCAGTCACAGAGATGAATGGACGCATCGTGGGCTCCAAGCCACTTTATGTCGCTCTGGcccagagaaaggaggagagaaaggctcACCTGACCAACCAATATATGCAGCGGGTGGCCGGGATGAGGGCACTGCCCGCCAATGCCATCTTAAATCAGTTTCAGCCTGCAGCTGGGGGCTACTTTGTGCCAGCAGTTCCACAG GCTCAGGGAAGACCTCCATATTACACACCTAACCAGTTAGCACAGATGAGGCCTAATCCACGCTGGCAGCAAGGTGGGAGACCTCAAG GCTTCCAAGGAATGCCAAGTGCTATACGCCAGTCTGGGCCTCGTCCAGCTCTTCGCCATCTGGCTCCAACTGGTAATGCTCCGGCCTCTCGCGGCCTCCCTACTACCGCTCAGAGAGTCG GGTCTGAGTGCCCGGACCGCTTGGCTATGGACTTTGGTGGGGCTGGTGCCGCCCAGCAAGGGCTGACTGACAGCTGCCAGTCTGGAG GTGTTCCCACAGCTGTGCAGAACTTAGCGCCTCGTGccgctgttgctgctgctcctcGGGCTGTTGCACCTTACAAATATGCCTCCAGCATCCGCAGTCCTCACCCGGCCATCCAGCCCCTGCAG GCACCCCAGCCTGCGGTCCACGTGCAGGGGCAGGAGCCGCTGACCGCCTCCATGCTGGCTGCAGCACCCCCCCAGGAACAGAAGCAGATGCTGG GTGAACGTCTGTTCCCACTCATCCAGACGATGCACTCGAACCTGGCTGGGAAGATAACTGGGATGCTGCTGGAGATCGACAACTCAGAGCTGCTGCACATGCTGGAGTCCCCCGAGTCTCTCCGCTCCAAG GTGGATGAGGCTGTGGCGGTCCTTCAGGCTCATCATGCCAAGAAAGAAGCTGCTCAGAAGGTGGgcgctgttgctgctgctacctCTTAG